A genomic region of Streptomyces diastaticus subsp. diastaticus contains the following coding sequences:
- a CDS encoding nucleoside triphosphate pyrophosphohydrolase has protein sequence MNAPSPGRLVLLTTSHRVAPGQLSWPAWQALHGADRVLCADPAHPQLPYLREAGVEVEIAATPDAAGLVDFLAGGRTAVLVQSGEGDRRLTDALSRLAGSGRVAMPDLELLPGAYDLPGARLVDLVQVMDRIREECPWSARQTHQGLAKYAMEEAFELIEAIEDGDRDALREELGDVLLQVVFHARIAEDGAPAAGDEGDGGPFSIDDVAATLIDKLVRRHPHVFGDAVAETPEEVRAQWLRVKGEEKERTSVTDGVPVAQPALALAAKLASRARAAGLRVPLPEGPGPGPALLALAVEAERQGSDPESALRESARRYREAIRAAEGH, from the coding sequence GTGAACGCTCCCAGCCCCGGCCGCCTCGTCCTGCTCACCACCAGCCACCGGGTCGCCCCCGGCCAGCTCTCCTGGCCCGCCTGGCAGGCCCTGCACGGGGCCGACCGGGTGCTCTGTGCCGACCCGGCGCATCCGCAGCTTCCCTACCTGCGGGAGGCGGGCGTCGAGGTCGAGATCGCGGCCACCCCGGACGCGGCCGGCCTGGTCGACTTCCTCGCGGGCGGCCGTACCGCCGTCCTGGTGCAGTCCGGCGAGGGCGACCGCCGCCTGACCGACGCCCTCTCCCGCCTCGCCGGGTCCGGCCGCGTCGCCATGCCCGACCTGGAACTCCTCCCCGGCGCCTACGACCTGCCAGGCGCCCGCCTCGTCGACCTCGTCCAGGTCATGGACCGCATCCGCGAGGAGTGCCCCTGGTCGGCCCGGCAGACCCACCAGGGGCTCGCCAAGTACGCCATGGAGGAGGCGTTCGAACTCATCGAGGCGATCGAGGACGGCGACCGGGACGCGCTCCGCGAGGAGCTGGGCGACGTCCTGCTCCAGGTGGTCTTCCACGCCCGCATCGCCGAGGACGGCGCACCGGCCGCCGGAGACGAGGGGGACGGGGGCCCGTTCTCCATCGACGACGTGGCCGCCACCCTCATCGACAAGCTGGTCCGCCGCCACCCGCACGTCTTCGGGGACGCCGTCGCCGAGACGCCCGAGGAGGTGCGCGCCCAGTGGCTGCGGGTGAAGGGGGAGGAGAAGGAGCGCACCTCGGTCACCGACGGCGTCCCCGTCGCCCAGCCCGCCCTGGCCCTCGCCGCCAAGCTCGCCTCCCGTGCCCGCGCCGCCGGTCTGCGTGTCCCGCTCCCCGAGGGCCCCGGGCCCGGCCCCGCCCTGCTCGCCCTCGCCGTCGAGGCCGAGCGGCAGGGCAGCGACCCCGAGTCCGCCCTGCGGGAGAGCGCCCGCCGCTACCGCGAGGCCATCCGGGCGGCCGAGGGCCACTGA